A region from the Arvicola amphibius chromosome 12, mArvAmp1.2, whole genome shotgun sequence genome encodes:
- the Clec11a gene encoding C-type lectin domain family 11 member A → MQAAWLLGALVVPQLLGFGHGARGPGRDWEGGWGGALEEERKRESLMLKEALGLPIGMGSNDSLAGNSEGEEVLGTKETQGEEEEEETTSPISSSNPFPSPSPTPEDTINYILSRLSGLDAGLHQLHIRLHTLDTRVVQLTQGLRQLRDATSDSHDSVQALKEAQVRAEQEHGRLEGCLKGMRLGHKCFLLSRDFETQAAAQARCKARGGNLAQPADRQQMDALGRYLRASLAPYNWPVWLGVNDRRSEGLYLFENGQRVSFFAWHRAPSPEPGAHPSAASHPLSPDQPNGGVLENCVAQASDDGSWWDHDCERRLYFVCEYPF, encoded by the exons ATGCAGGCAGCCTGGCTTTTGGGGGCCCTAGTGGTCCCTCAGCTTTTGGGTTTTGGCCATGGAGCCCGGGGTcctgggagggactgggagggaggctggggaggtgcCCTGGAGGAAGAGCGAAAGCGGGAGTCACTGATGTTGAAG GAGGCCCTGGGGCTGCCCATTGGGATGGGAAGTAATGACAGTCTTGCTGGAAATTCTGAAGGCGAAGAGGTCTTGGGGACCAAGGAGAcccaaggggaagaagaggaagaggaaaccaCATCACCTATTTCCAGTTCCAACCCTTTCCCTAGCCCTTCTCCCACACCAGAGGACACCATCAATTACATCT TGAGCCGCTTGTCTGGCCTGGATGCAGGCCTACACCAATTGCATATTCGTCTGCACACTTTGGACACCCGTGTGGTCCAGCTGACCCAGGGACTGCGGCAGCTGCGAGATGCTACAAGTGATTCCCACGACTCCGTGCAAGCCCTAAAGGAGGCACAGGTCCGGGCTGAGCAGGAGCACGGCCGCCTGGAGG GCTGTCTGAAGGGCATGCGCCTGGGCCACAAGTGCTTCCTGCTCTCGCGGGACTTCGAGACCCAGGCGGCCGCGCAGGCGCGGTGCAAAGCGCGGGGCGGGAACCTAGCGCAGCCGGCAGACCGCCAGCAAATGGATGCACTAGGCCGGTACTTGCGCGCTTCGCTCGCCCCCTACAACTGGCCGGTGTGGCTGGGCGTGAACGACCGGCGCTCGGAAGGGCTCTACCTTTTCGAGAACGGCCAGCGCGTGTCCTTCTTCGCCTGGCACCGCGCGCCCAGCCCGGAGCCTGGCGCCCATCCTAGCGCGGCATCACATCCACTCAGCCCGGATCAGCCCAATGGCGGCGTCCTGGAGAACTGCGTGGCGCAGGCCTCAGACGACGGTTCCTGGTGGGACCATGACTGTGAGCGGCGCCTCTACTTCGTCTGCGAGTACCCTTTCTAG